In Methylomagnum ishizawai, one DNA window encodes the following:
- the htpX gene encoding protease HtpX produces MRIFLFLLTNAAVLLLVSVIFHVLGLGQYLGRQGVHLNLDQLLLMSAIIGMSGSFISLLMSKWMAKQSMGVYVIEQPSNSTEQWLVETVARLAQQARIGMPEVGIFDSPEPNAFATGMSKNSSLVAVSTGLLHAMDANAVEAVLGHEISHVANGDMVTMGLLQGVVNTFVYFFATLIGHVVDRTLFRSGDDDRGGYGPAYYITQMVAQVLLSILATMIVMWFSRWREFRADAGAAGLTGRGKMISALEALRRSHEQEELPGQLAAFGINGGIAEGFQKLFMSHPPLEERIAALRELR; encoded by the coding sequence ATGCGCATCTTCTTGTTCCTGCTGACCAACGCCGCCGTGCTGCTGTTGGTCAGCGTCATCTTCCACGTCCTCGGGCTGGGCCAATACCTGGGCCGCCAGGGCGTCCACCTCAACCTCGACCAATTGCTGCTCATGTCGGCCATCATCGGCATGAGCGGCTCGTTCATTTCGCTGTTGATGTCGAAATGGATGGCCAAACAATCCATGGGGGTCTATGTCATCGAACAGCCTTCCAATTCCACCGAGCAATGGCTGGTGGAAACCGTCGCCCGCCTCGCCCAACAAGCCCGGATCGGGATGCCGGAGGTCGGCATCTTCGACTCCCCCGAACCCAACGCCTTCGCCACTGGCATGAGCAAAAACAGCTCCCTGGTCGCCGTCAGCACCGGGCTGCTGCACGCCATGGACGCCAACGCGGTGGAAGCGGTACTGGGCCACGAAATCAGCCATGTCGCCAACGGCGATATGGTGACCATGGGCTTGCTGCAAGGGGTGGTGAACACCTTCGTCTATTTCTTCGCGACCCTCATCGGCCATGTGGTGGACCGCACCCTGTTCCGCTCGGGCGACGACGACCGCGGCGGCTACGGTCCGGCCTACTACATCACCCAGATGGTAGCGCAAGTGCTGCTCTCCATCCTCGCGACCATGATCGTGATGTGGTTCTCGCGCTGGCGGGAGTTCCGCGCCGATGCCGGGGCCGCCGGTTTGACCGGGCGCGGCAAGATGATTTCGGCCCTCGAAGCCCTGCGGCGCAGCCATGAACAAGAGGAACTGCCGGGGCAGCTCGCCGCCTTCGGCATCAACGGCGGCATCGCGGAGGGCTTCCAGAAGCTGTTCATGAGCCACCCGCCGCTGGAGGAACGCATCGCCGCCCTGCGCGAGTTGCGCTGA